Proteins encoded by one window of Scatophagus argus isolate fScaArg1 chromosome 4, fScaArg1.pri, whole genome shotgun sequence:
- the kcnt1b gene encoding potassium channel subfamily T member 1 isoform X8 — protein MSPPRRTSSSHGDRPSTETLQKNNSSNSGVILDISALKMAEVDTEVPPLPPRYRFRDLLLGDQTFQNDDRVQVEFYVNENTFKERLKLFFIKNQRSSLRIRLFNFSLKILTCALYIVRVSLDNPKAVNSSPHATCRNNSWTNTTESAEINWELIFWVNRRVPVWAIQVTVALISFLETMLITYLSYKGNIWEQIFQMSFILEMINTVPFIITIFWPPLRNIFVPVFLNCWLAKGALENMINDFHRAIQRTHSAMFNQVFILICTLLCLVFTGACGIQHLERAGKQLSLFDSFYFCIVTFSTVGYGDVTPQIWPSQLLVVILICVALVVLPLQFEELAYLWMESQKLGGNYSRHRAQTEKHVVLCVSSLKIDLLMDFLNEFYAHPRLQDYYVVILCPTEIDIQVRRILQIPLWSQRVIYLQGSALKDQDLMRAKMDDAEACFILSSRNEVDRTAADHQTILRAWAAKDFAPNCPLYVQILKPENKFHVKFADHVVCEEEFKYAMLALNCVCPATSTLVTLLVHTSRGQEGQMSPEQWQRMYGRCSGNEVYHIRLCDSKFFGEYDGKSFTYASFHAHKKYGVCLIGVKREDNKSILLNPGPRHIMAATDTCYYINITKEENSAFIFKQEEKHNKGLPVTGLYDAPSRLPVHSIIASMVDQATSFGTVAIDLQNPDPPEESSKLTLPTENGAGSRRPSIAPVLEIADSSAILPCDLLSDQSEDETNQSDEEGSVGSDFVKGYPPNSPYIGSSPTLCHLLPQKAPFCCLRLDKGCSHSSFEDAKAYGFKNKLIIVSAETAGNGLYNFIVPLRAYYRPRKELNPIVLLLDYPPDNHFLEAICCFPMVYFMAGTIDNLDNLLQCGIIYADNLVVVDKESTMSAEEDYMADAKTIVNVQTMFRLFPSLSIITELTHPSNMRFMQFRAKDCYSLALSKLEKIERDKGSNLAFMFRLPFAAGRVFSISMLDTLLYQSFVKDYMIAIARLLLGLDTTPGSGYLCAMKITEEDLWIRTYGRLFQKLCSSSAEIPIGIYRTESHMFSNTESQVSINVEQGVEQRERGESWKEKTAHRNSTTSDQSEHPLLRKKSMQWARRLSRKSTKPSSRAERISQQRLNLYRRSERQELSELVKNRMKHLGLPTVGYDEMNDHQNTLSYVLINPPPDTMLELNDIVYIIRSDPLAHMPEDSQVGQAHTTRNQQEFGTESRNETHL, from the exons GGTGCAGGTGGAGTTTTATGTGAACGAAAACACCTTTAAGGAGAGGCTGAAGCTTTTCTTCATCAAAAACCAAAGGTCAA GCCTGAGAATCCGTTTGTTCAACTTCTCACTGAAGATCCTCACCTGTGCCCTCTACATAGTGAGAGTCAGCTTGGATAACCCCAAGGCGGTCAACAGCAGCCCACA TGCAACGTGTCGGAACAACAGTTGGACTAATACAACGGAGTCGGCAGAAATCAACTG GGAGTTGATTTTCTGGGTCAACAGACGGGTTCCTGTATGGGCTATACAG GTGACTGTGGCCTTAATCAGTTTCTTGGAGACCATGCTTATCACCTATCTCAGCTATAAG GGGAACATTTGGGAGCAGATTTTCCAGATGTCCTTCATATTGGAGATGATCAACACGGTGCCATTTATAATCACA ATCTTCTGGCCTCCACTGAGAAACATATTCGTCCCCGTATTTCTTAACTGCTGGCTAGCCAAAGGTGCCCTGGAGAATATGATT AATGACTTCCATCGTGCCATACAGAGGACACACTCTGCCATGTTCAACCAGGTGTTCATCCTCATCTGCACCTTACTGTGTCTGGTTTTCACTGG AGCTTGTGGGATCCAGCATCtagagagagcaggaaagcaACTGTCACTGTTTGACTCATTCTATTTCTGCATCGTCACGTTCTCCACTGTGGGCTATGGGGACGTCACGCCACAAATCTGGCCCTCCCAGCTGCTGGTGGTCATTCTCATCTGTGTTGCCCTGGTGGTGCTCCCATTGCAG TTTGAAGAACTAGCTTACCTGTGGATGGAGAGCCAGAAGCTAGGAGGGAACTACAGCCGCCACCGGGCACAGACAGAGAAGCATGTGGTGTTGTGTGTCAGCTCACTGAAGATTGACCTGCTGATGGATTTCCTCAACGAGTTCTATGCTCATCCCAGACTACAG GACTACTATGTGGTGATCCTGTGTCCAACTGAGATAGATATTCAGGTTCGCCGTATCCTCCAAATCCCTCTGTGGTCCCAGAGGGTCATCTACCTTCAAGGATCTGCCCTCAAAGATCAGGACCTGATGAGGGCCAA GATGGATGACGCAGAGGCCTGCTTCATCCTCAGCAGCAGGAACGAGGTCGACCGAACTGCTGCT GATCACCAGACTATTTTGAGGGCTTGGGCTGCAAAAGATTTTGCACCAAATTGCCCTCTCTATGTCCAAATTCTCAAACCAGAAAATAAATTCCATGTTAAGTTTGCAG ATCATGTCGTGTGTGAAGAGGAGTTTAAATATGCCATGTTGGCgctgaactgtgtgtgtccaGCCACGTCTACCTTAGTCACGCTCCTGGTTCACACCTCCAGAGGACA GGAGGGACAGATGTCCCCTGAGCAGTGGCAGAGGATGTATGGACGCTGCTCTGGAAACGAGGTCTATCACATCCGCCTGTGTGACAGCAAATTTTTTGGAGAATATGATGGCAAAAGTTTTACGTACGCCTCCTTCCACGCCCATAAGAA GTACGGTGTGTGTTTGATCGGGGTGAAGAGGGAGGACAACAAGAGCATCCTCCTGAACCCCGGGCCCCGGCACATCATGGCTGCCACTGACACCTGCTACTACATCAACATCACCAAGGAGGAGAACTCAGCCTTCATCTTCAAACAGGAGGAGAAGCACAACAAGGGCCTGCCCGTCACCGGCCTCTACGACGCCCCCTCGAGGCTGCCCGTGCACAGCATCATCGCCAGCATGG TTGATCAGGCCACTTCATTTG GCACCGTAGCCATAGATCTGCAGAACCCCGATCCTCCAGAAGAAAGCAGCAAACTGACCTTGCCGACGGAGAACGGCGCTGGAAGCCGCAGGCCAAGCATCGCACCTGTCCTAGAGATCGCAGACTCCTCCGCCATTCTGCCCTGCGACCTTCTCAGCGATCAATCAGAGGATGAGACCAACCAATCGGATGAGGAGGGCTCTGTAGGGTCAGA TTTTGTGAAGGGCTACCCTCCCAACTCGCCCTACATCGGCAGCTCTCCAACTCTGTGCCACCTCCTGCCACAGAAAGCCCCATTCTGCTGCCTTCGCCTCGACAAG GGCTGTAGCCATAGCAGCTTTGAGGATGCCAAGGCATACGGCTTCAAGAATAAGCTGATTATAGTGTCTGCGGAGACGGCGGGAAACGGTCTGTACAACTTCATCGTCCCTCTGCGTGCTTACTATCGACCGAGGAAGGAGCTCAACCCGATCGTCCTGCTGCTAGACTACCC GCCAGACAACCACTTCTTAGAGGCCATTTGCTGCTTTCCAATGGTTTACTTCATGGCTGGCACCATCGATAA CTTGGACAACCTTCTCCAGTGTGGTATAATCTACGCTGACAATTTGGTGGTCGTGGACAAGGAGAGCACCATGAGCGCTGAGGAGGACTACATGGCAGACGCCAAGACCATCGTCAACGTCCAGACCATGTTCAG GTTGTTCCCCAGCCTCAGCATCATCACCGAGCTCACACACCCGTCCAACATGAGGTTCATGCAGTTCAGGGCCAAGGACTGCTACTCACTCGCTCTCTCCAAACTGGAGAAG atAGAGCGTGATAAGGGATCCAACTTGGCCTTCATGTTCCGGCTGCCGTTCGCTGCAGGCAGAGTGTTCAGCATCAGCATGTTGGATACACTGCTTTACCAG TCGTTTGTTAAGGACTATATGATCGCGATTGCGAGGCTTCTTCTCGGTCTGGACACCACGCCTGGCTCTGGGTACCTGTGTGCT ATGAAGATAACCGAGGAAGACCTGTGGATCAGGACCTATGGCAGACTCTTCCAGAAGCTTTGTTCCTCGAGCGCTGAGATCCCCATCGGGATCTACCGCACCGAGTCGCACATGTTCTCAAACACAGAG TCTCAGGTGTCCATCAACGTGGAGCAGGGCGTCGAGCAACGCGAGCGCGGGGAGTCCTGGAAGGAGAAGACGGCCCACAGAAACTCCACCACGAGCGACCAGTCGGAGCACCCgctgctgaggaagaagagcatGCAGTGGGCGCGGCGGCTGAGCAGGAAGAGCACCAAACCGTCTAGCAGAGCAGAGCGCATCTCACAGCAGAGACTCAACCTGTACCGACGCTCTGAGCGACAGGAGCTGTCTGAGCTGGTGAAGAATCGCATGAAGCACCTGGGCCTGCCCACCGTGGGATACG ACGAGATGAACGACCACCAGAACACGCTGTCCTACGTCCTCATCAATCCTCCCCCTGACACCATGCTGGAGCTCAACGACATTGT GTACATTATTCGGTCTGACCCACTGGCACACATGCCCGAGGACTCGCAGGTGGGGCAGGCTCACACTACGAGGAACCAGCAGGAGTTTGGCACAGAGTCGAGGAACGAGACTCACCTCTGA
- the kcnt1b gene encoding potassium channel subfamily T member 1 isoform X1, producing the protein MSPPRRTSSSHGDRPSTETLQKNNSSNSGVILDISALKMAEVDTEVPPLPPRYRFRDLLLGDQTFQNDDRVQVEFYVNENTFKERLKLFFIKNQRSSLRIRLFNFSLKILTCALYIVRVSLDNPKAVNSSPHATCRNNSWTNTTESAEINWELIFWVNRRVPVWAIQVTVALISFLETMLITYLSYKGNIWEQIFQMSFILEMINTVPFIITIFWPPLRNIFVPVFLNCWLAKGALENMINDFHRAIQRTHSAMFNQVFILICTLLCLVFTGACGIQHLERAGKQLSLFDSFYFCIVTFSTVGYGDVTPQIWPSQLLVVILICVALVVLPLQFEELAYLWMESQKLGGNYSRHRAQTEKHVVLCVSSLKIDLLMDFLNEFYAHPRLQDYYVVILCPTEIDIQVRRILQIPLWSQRVIYLQGSALKDQDLMRAKMDDAEACFILSSRNEVDRTAADHQTILRAWAAKDFAPNCPLYVQILKPENKFHVKFADHVVCEEEFKYAMLALNCVCPATSTLVTLLVHTSRGQEGQMSPEQWQRMYGRCSGNEVYHIRLCDSKFFGEYDGKSFTYASFHAHKKYGVCLIGVKREDNKSILLNPGPRHIMAATDTCYYINITKEENSAFIFKQEEKHNKGLPVTGLYDAPSRLPVHSIIASMVDQATSFGTVAIDLQNPDPPEESSKLTLPTENGAGSRRPSIAPVLEIADSSAILPCDLLSDQSEDETNQSDEEGSVGSDFVKGYPPNSPYIGSSPTLCHLLPQKAPFCCLRLDKGCSHSSFEDAKAYGFKNKLIIVSAETAGNGLYNFIVPLRAYYRPRKELNPIVLLLDYPPDNHFLEAICCFPMVYFMAGTIDNLDNLLQCGIIYADNLVVVDKESTMSAEEDYMADAKTIVNVQTMFRLFPSLSIITELTHPSNMRFMQFRAKDCYSLALSKLEKIERDKGSNLAFMFRLPFAAGRVFSISMLDTLLYQSFVKDYMIAIARLLLGLDTTPGSGYLCAMKITEEDLWIRTYGRLFQKLCSSSAEIPIGIYRTESHMFSNTECKDSYAQSQVSINVEQGVEQRERGESWKEKTAHRNSTTSDQSEHPLLRKKSMQWARRLSRKSTKPSSRAERISQQRLNLYRRSERQELSELVKNRMKHLGLPTVGYEDVSNLTASDVMNRVNLGYLQDEMNDHQNTLSYVLINPPPDTMLELNDIVYIIRSDPLAHMPEDSQVGQAHTTRNQQEFGTESRNETHL; encoded by the exons GGTGCAGGTGGAGTTTTATGTGAACGAAAACACCTTTAAGGAGAGGCTGAAGCTTTTCTTCATCAAAAACCAAAGGTCAA GCCTGAGAATCCGTTTGTTCAACTTCTCACTGAAGATCCTCACCTGTGCCCTCTACATAGTGAGAGTCAGCTTGGATAACCCCAAGGCGGTCAACAGCAGCCCACA TGCAACGTGTCGGAACAACAGTTGGACTAATACAACGGAGTCGGCAGAAATCAACTG GGAGTTGATTTTCTGGGTCAACAGACGGGTTCCTGTATGGGCTATACAG GTGACTGTGGCCTTAATCAGTTTCTTGGAGACCATGCTTATCACCTATCTCAGCTATAAG GGGAACATTTGGGAGCAGATTTTCCAGATGTCCTTCATATTGGAGATGATCAACACGGTGCCATTTATAATCACA ATCTTCTGGCCTCCACTGAGAAACATATTCGTCCCCGTATTTCTTAACTGCTGGCTAGCCAAAGGTGCCCTGGAGAATATGATT AATGACTTCCATCGTGCCATACAGAGGACACACTCTGCCATGTTCAACCAGGTGTTCATCCTCATCTGCACCTTACTGTGTCTGGTTTTCACTGG AGCTTGTGGGATCCAGCATCtagagagagcaggaaagcaACTGTCACTGTTTGACTCATTCTATTTCTGCATCGTCACGTTCTCCACTGTGGGCTATGGGGACGTCACGCCACAAATCTGGCCCTCCCAGCTGCTGGTGGTCATTCTCATCTGTGTTGCCCTGGTGGTGCTCCCATTGCAG TTTGAAGAACTAGCTTACCTGTGGATGGAGAGCCAGAAGCTAGGAGGGAACTACAGCCGCCACCGGGCACAGACAGAGAAGCATGTGGTGTTGTGTGTCAGCTCACTGAAGATTGACCTGCTGATGGATTTCCTCAACGAGTTCTATGCTCATCCCAGACTACAG GACTACTATGTGGTGATCCTGTGTCCAACTGAGATAGATATTCAGGTTCGCCGTATCCTCCAAATCCCTCTGTGGTCCCAGAGGGTCATCTACCTTCAAGGATCTGCCCTCAAAGATCAGGACCTGATGAGGGCCAA GATGGATGACGCAGAGGCCTGCTTCATCCTCAGCAGCAGGAACGAGGTCGACCGAACTGCTGCT GATCACCAGACTATTTTGAGGGCTTGGGCTGCAAAAGATTTTGCACCAAATTGCCCTCTCTATGTCCAAATTCTCAAACCAGAAAATAAATTCCATGTTAAGTTTGCAG ATCATGTCGTGTGTGAAGAGGAGTTTAAATATGCCATGTTGGCgctgaactgtgtgtgtccaGCCACGTCTACCTTAGTCACGCTCCTGGTTCACACCTCCAGAGGACA GGAGGGACAGATGTCCCCTGAGCAGTGGCAGAGGATGTATGGACGCTGCTCTGGAAACGAGGTCTATCACATCCGCCTGTGTGACAGCAAATTTTTTGGAGAATATGATGGCAAAAGTTTTACGTACGCCTCCTTCCACGCCCATAAGAA GTACGGTGTGTGTTTGATCGGGGTGAAGAGGGAGGACAACAAGAGCATCCTCCTGAACCCCGGGCCCCGGCACATCATGGCTGCCACTGACACCTGCTACTACATCAACATCACCAAGGAGGAGAACTCAGCCTTCATCTTCAAACAGGAGGAGAAGCACAACAAGGGCCTGCCCGTCACCGGCCTCTACGACGCCCCCTCGAGGCTGCCCGTGCACAGCATCATCGCCAGCATGG TTGATCAGGCCACTTCATTTG GCACCGTAGCCATAGATCTGCAGAACCCCGATCCTCCAGAAGAAAGCAGCAAACTGACCTTGCCGACGGAGAACGGCGCTGGAAGCCGCAGGCCAAGCATCGCACCTGTCCTAGAGATCGCAGACTCCTCCGCCATTCTGCCCTGCGACCTTCTCAGCGATCAATCAGAGGATGAGACCAACCAATCGGATGAGGAGGGCTCTGTAGGGTCAGA TTTTGTGAAGGGCTACCCTCCCAACTCGCCCTACATCGGCAGCTCTCCAACTCTGTGCCACCTCCTGCCACAGAAAGCCCCATTCTGCTGCCTTCGCCTCGACAAG GGCTGTAGCCATAGCAGCTTTGAGGATGCCAAGGCATACGGCTTCAAGAATAAGCTGATTATAGTGTCTGCGGAGACGGCGGGAAACGGTCTGTACAACTTCATCGTCCCTCTGCGTGCTTACTATCGACCGAGGAAGGAGCTCAACCCGATCGTCCTGCTGCTAGACTACCC GCCAGACAACCACTTCTTAGAGGCCATTTGCTGCTTTCCAATGGTTTACTTCATGGCTGGCACCATCGATAA CTTGGACAACCTTCTCCAGTGTGGTATAATCTACGCTGACAATTTGGTGGTCGTGGACAAGGAGAGCACCATGAGCGCTGAGGAGGACTACATGGCAGACGCCAAGACCATCGTCAACGTCCAGACCATGTTCAG GTTGTTCCCCAGCCTCAGCATCATCACCGAGCTCACACACCCGTCCAACATGAGGTTCATGCAGTTCAGGGCCAAGGACTGCTACTCACTCGCTCTCTCCAAACTGGAGAAG atAGAGCGTGATAAGGGATCCAACTTGGCCTTCATGTTCCGGCTGCCGTTCGCTGCAGGCAGAGTGTTCAGCATCAGCATGTTGGATACACTGCTTTACCAG TCGTTTGTTAAGGACTATATGATCGCGATTGCGAGGCTTCTTCTCGGTCTGGACACCACGCCTGGCTCTGGGTACCTGTGTGCT ATGAAGATAACCGAGGAAGACCTGTGGATCAGGACCTATGGCAGACTCTTCCAGAAGCTTTGTTCCTCGAGCGCTGAGATCCCCATCGGGATCTACCGCACCGAGTCGCACATGTTCTCAAACACAGAG TGCAAGGACAGTTATGCACAG TCTCAGGTGTCCATCAACGTGGAGCAGGGCGTCGAGCAACGCGAGCGCGGGGAGTCCTGGAAGGAGAAGACGGCCCACAGAAACTCCACCACGAGCGACCAGTCGGAGCACCCgctgctgaggaagaagagcatGCAGTGGGCGCGGCGGCTGAGCAGGAAGAGCACCAAACCGTCTAGCAGAGCAGAGCGCATCTCACAGCAGAGACTCAACCTGTACCGACGCTCTGAGCGACAGGAGCTGTCTGAGCTGGTGAAGAATCGCATGAAGCACCTGGGCCTGCCCACCGTGGGATACG AGGATGTTTCTAATCTCACTGCGAGCGATGTCATGAATCGAGTAAATCTAGGATATTTGCAAG ACGAGATGAACGACCACCAGAACACGCTGTCCTACGTCCTCATCAATCCTCCCCCTGACACCATGCTGGAGCTCAACGACATTGT GTACATTATTCGGTCTGACCCACTGGCACACATGCCCGAGGACTCGCAGGTGGGGCAGGCTCACACTACGAGGAACCAGCAGGAGTTTGGCACAGAGTCGAGGAACGAGACTCACCTCTGA
- the kcnt1b gene encoding potassium channel subfamily T member 1 isoform X11, with product MSPPRRTSSSHGDRPSTETLQKNNSSNSGVILDISALKMAEVDTEVPPLPPRYRFRDLLLGDQTFQNDDRVQVEFYVNENTFKERLKLFFIKNQRSSLRIRLFNFSLKILTCALYIVRVSLDNPKAVNSSPHATCRNNSWTNTTESAEINWELIFWVNRRVPVWAIQVTVALISFLETMLITYLSYKGNIWEQIFQMSFILEMINTVPFIITIFWPPLRNIFVPVFLNCWLAKGALENMINDFHRAIQRTHSAMFNQVFILICTLLCLVFTGACGIQHLERAGKQLSLFDSFYFCIVTFSTVGYGDVTPQIWPSQLLVVILICVALVVLPLQFEELAYLWMESQKLGGNYSRHRAQTEKHVVLCVSSLKIDLLMDFLNEFYAHPRLQDYYVVILCPTEIDIQVRRILQIPLWSQRVIYLQGSALKDQDLMRAKMDDAEACFILSSRNEVDRTAADHQTILRAWAAKDFAPNCPLYVQILKPENKFHVKFADHVVCEEEFKYAMLALNCVCPATSTLVTLLVHTSRGQEGQMSPEQWQRMYGRCSGNEVYHIRLCDSKFFGEYDGKSFTYASFHAHKKYGVCLIGVKREDNKSILLNPGPRHIMAATDTCYYINITKEENSAFIFKQEEKHNKGLPVTGLYDAPSRLPVHSIIASMVDQATSFGTVAIDLQNPDPPEESSKLTLPTENGAGSRRPSIAPVLEIADSSAILPCDLLSDQSEDETNQSDEEGSVGSDFVKGYPPNSPYIGSSPTLCHLLPQKAPFCCLRLDKGCSHSSFEDAKAYGFKNKLIIVSAETAGNGLYNFIVPLRAYYRPRKELNPIVLLLDYPPDNHFLEAICCFPMVYFMAGTIDNLDNLLQCGIIYADNLVVVDKESTMSAEEDYMADAKTIVNVQTMFRLFPSLSIITELTHPSNMRFMQFRAKDCYSLALSKLEKIERDKGSNLAFMFRLPFAAGRVFSISMLDTLLYQSFVKDYMIAIARLLLGLDTTPGSGYLCAMKITEEDLWIRTYGRLFQKLCSSSAEIPIGIYRTESHMFSNTECKDSYAQSQVSINVEQGVEQRERGESWKEKTAHRNSTTSDQSEHPLLRKKSMQWARRLSRKSTKPSSRAERISQQRLNLYRRSERQELSELVKNRMKHLGLPTVGYEDVSNLTASDVMNRVNLGYLQELQDISEHPYTEGTRPSG from the exons GGTGCAGGTGGAGTTTTATGTGAACGAAAACACCTTTAAGGAGAGGCTGAAGCTTTTCTTCATCAAAAACCAAAGGTCAA GCCTGAGAATCCGTTTGTTCAACTTCTCACTGAAGATCCTCACCTGTGCCCTCTACATAGTGAGAGTCAGCTTGGATAACCCCAAGGCGGTCAACAGCAGCCCACA TGCAACGTGTCGGAACAACAGTTGGACTAATACAACGGAGTCGGCAGAAATCAACTG GGAGTTGATTTTCTGGGTCAACAGACGGGTTCCTGTATGGGCTATACAG GTGACTGTGGCCTTAATCAGTTTCTTGGAGACCATGCTTATCACCTATCTCAGCTATAAG GGGAACATTTGGGAGCAGATTTTCCAGATGTCCTTCATATTGGAGATGATCAACACGGTGCCATTTATAATCACA ATCTTCTGGCCTCCACTGAGAAACATATTCGTCCCCGTATTTCTTAACTGCTGGCTAGCCAAAGGTGCCCTGGAGAATATGATT AATGACTTCCATCGTGCCATACAGAGGACACACTCTGCCATGTTCAACCAGGTGTTCATCCTCATCTGCACCTTACTGTGTCTGGTTTTCACTGG AGCTTGTGGGATCCAGCATCtagagagagcaggaaagcaACTGTCACTGTTTGACTCATTCTATTTCTGCATCGTCACGTTCTCCACTGTGGGCTATGGGGACGTCACGCCACAAATCTGGCCCTCCCAGCTGCTGGTGGTCATTCTCATCTGTGTTGCCCTGGTGGTGCTCCCATTGCAG TTTGAAGAACTAGCTTACCTGTGGATGGAGAGCCAGAAGCTAGGAGGGAACTACAGCCGCCACCGGGCACAGACAGAGAAGCATGTGGTGTTGTGTGTCAGCTCACTGAAGATTGACCTGCTGATGGATTTCCTCAACGAGTTCTATGCTCATCCCAGACTACAG GACTACTATGTGGTGATCCTGTGTCCAACTGAGATAGATATTCAGGTTCGCCGTATCCTCCAAATCCCTCTGTGGTCCCAGAGGGTCATCTACCTTCAAGGATCTGCCCTCAAAGATCAGGACCTGATGAGGGCCAA GATGGATGACGCAGAGGCCTGCTTCATCCTCAGCAGCAGGAACGAGGTCGACCGAACTGCTGCT GATCACCAGACTATTTTGAGGGCTTGGGCTGCAAAAGATTTTGCACCAAATTGCCCTCTCTATGTCCAAATTCTCAAACCAGAAAATAAATTCCATGTTAAGTTTGCAG ATCATGTCGTGTGTGAAGAGGAGTTTAAATATGCCATGTTGGCgctgaactgtgtgtgtccaGCCACGTCTACCTTAGTCACGCTCCTGGTTCACACCTCCAGAGGACA GGAGGGACAGATGTCCCCTGAGCAGTGGCAGAGGATGTATGGACGCTGCTCTGGAAACGAGGTCTATCACATCCGCCTGTGTGACAGCAAATTTTTTGGAGAATATGATGGCAAAAGTTTTACGTACGCCTCCTTCCACGCCCATAAGAA GTACGGTGTGTGTTTGATCGGGGTGAAGAGGGAGGACAACAAGAGCATCCTCCTGAACCCCGGGCCCCGGCACATCATGGCTGCCACTGACACCTGCTACTACATCAACATCACCAAGGAGGAGAACTCAGCCTTCATCTTCAAACAGGAGGAGAAGCACAACAAGGGCCTGCCCGTCACCGGCCTCTACGACGCCCCCTCGAGGCTGCCCGTGCACAGCATCATCGCCAGCATGG TTGATCAGGCCACTTCATTTG GCACCGTAGCCATAGATCTGCAGAACCCCGATCCTCCAGAAGAAAGCAGCAAACTGACCTTGCCGACGGAGAACGGCGCTGGAAGCCGCAGGCCAAGCATCGCACCTGTCCTAGAGATCGCAGACTCCTCCGCCATTCTGCCCTGCGACCTTCTCAGCGATCAATCAGAGGATGAGACCAACCAATCGGATGAGGAGGGCTCTGTAGGGTCAGA TTTTGTGAAGGGCTACCCTCCCAACTCGCCCTACATCGGCAGCTCTCCAACTCTGTGCCACCTCCTGCCACAGAAAGCCCCATTCTGCTGCCTTCGCCTCGACAAG GGCTGTAGCCATAGCAGCTTTGAGGATGCCAAGGCATACGGCTTCAAGAATAAGCTGATTATAGTGTCTGCGGAGACGGCGGGAAACGGTCTGTACAACTTCATCGTCCCTCTGCGTGCTTACTATCGACCGAGGAAGGAGCTCAACCCGATCGTCCTGCTGCTAGACTACCC GCCAGACAACCACTTCTTAGAGGCCATTTGCTGCTTTCCAATGGTTTACTTCATGGCTGGCACCATCGATAA CTTGGACAACCTTCTCCAGTGTGGTATAATCTACGCTGACAATTTGGTGGTCGTGGACAAGGAGAGCACCATGAGCGCTGAGGAGGACTACATGGCAGACGCCAAGACCATCGTCAACGTCCAGACCATGTTCAG GTTGTTCCCCAGCCTCAGCATCATCACCGAGCTCACACACCCGTCCAACATGAGGTTCATGCAGTTCAGGGCCAAGGACTGCTACTCACTCGCTCTCTCCAAACTGGAGAAG atAGAGCGTGATAAGGGATCCAACTTGGCCTTCATGTTCCGGCTGCCGTTCGCTGCAGGCAGAGTGTTCAGCATCAGCATGTTGGATACACTGCTTTACCAG TCGTTTGTTAAGGACTATATGATCGCGATTGCGAGGCTTCTTCTCGGTCTGGACACCACGCCTGGCTCTGGGTACCTGTGTGCT ATGAAGATAACCGAGGAAGACCTGTGGATCAGGACCTATGGCAGACTCTTCCAGAAGCTTTGTTCCTCGAGCGCTGAGATCCCCATCGGGATCTACCGCACCGAGTCGCACATGTTCTCAAACACAGAG TGCAAGGACAGTTATGCACAG TCTCAGGTGTCCATCAACGTGGAGCAGGGCGTCGAGCAACGCGAGCGCGGGGAGTCCTGGAAGGAGAAGACGGCCCACAGAAACTCCACCACGAGCGACCAGTCGGAGCACCCgctgctgaggaagaagagcatGCAGTGGGCGCGGCGGCTGAGCAGGAAGAGCACCAAACCGTCTAGCAGAGCAGAGCGCATCTCACAGCAGAGACTCAACCTGTACCGACGCTCTGAGCGACAGGAGCTGTCTGAGCTGGTGAAGAATCGCATGAAGCACCTGGGCCTGCCCACCGTGGGATACG AGGATGTTTCTAATCTCACTGCGAGCGATGTCATGAATCGAGTAAATCTAGGATATTTGCAAG AGTTGCAGGACATTTCAGAACACCCGTATACAGAGGGGACCAGGCCGTCAGGTTAG